Proteins encoded within one genomic window of Fibrobacter sp. UWB16:
- a CDS encoding glutamate-5-semialdehyde dehydrogenase, which yields MTQNNVNLEKYSDELANNAKNASKKIRTLSAEKRAAVLARVAEILRAKKPEILAANKLDLEAAAGKLDDSKMDRLTLNDARIESMAKGAEEIAAFTDPLGRVLESRELKNGIKISRVAVPIGSVFFIFESRPNVTIDGACLCFKAGNAVILRGGKESLNSAKCLAGIFHQALEENGVDKDAVQLVTETSHDLVGMLLQRNDCLDLVIPRGGERLIRAVVEQSKIPVIKHFNGICHVYVDKSADMEKAVNILINAKTQRTGVCNAMECVIIDRHIDAANVKKLIDCLADRGVELFGNKDAQSHDSRIKDIGDDSNYHHEYLALKASVKFVDNVEEACDHIEKNSSRHTEAVVAEDASVQDYFVANVDSSSVMVNASTRFADGGEYGLGAEVGISTDKLHARGPMGVESLCSYKWILRGNGQVRG from the coding sequence ATGACACAGAATAACGTTAATTTGGAAAAATACTCTGACGAGCTCGCCAACAATGCAAAGAACGCGAGCAAGAAAATCCGTACATTGAGCGCTGAAAAGCGCGCAGCCGTGCTCGCACGTGTTGCAGAAATCCTCCGTGCAAAGAAGCCGGAAATCCTCGCCGCTAACAAGCTTGACCTCGAAGCTGCCGCCGGCAAGCTCGACGATTCCAAGATGGATCGCCTGACTTTAAACGATGCCCGCATCGAATCGATGGCCAAGGGTGCCGAAGAAATCGCTGCATTTACCGACCCGCTCGGCCGCGTTCTTGAATCTCGTGAACTCAAGAACGGCATCAAGATTAGCCGTGTCGCTGTGCCGATAGGTTCTGTGTTCTTTATTTTTGAAAGCCGCCCGAATGTGACGATTGACGGAGCTTGCCTTTGCTTCAAGGCAGGCAATGCCGTAATTCTCCGCGGCGGCAAGGAATCGCTAAACTCCGCAAAGTGCCTCGCCGGGATTTTCCACCAGGCTCTTGAAGAAAACGGCGTTGACAAGGACGCTGTGCAGCTCGTGACCGAAACGAGCCATGATCTCGTGGGCATGCTCTTGCAGCGCAACGATTGCCTCGACCTCGTGATTCCTCGCGGTGGTGAACGTTTGATCCGCGCCGTCGTGGAACAGAGCAAGATTCCTGTCATCAAGCACTTCAACGGCATCTGCCATGTGTACGTGGACAAATCCGCCGACATGGAAAAGGCCGTGAACATTCTCATCAACGCCAAGACGCAGCGCACGGGCGTGTGCAACGCCATGGAATGCGTGATTATCGACCGCCACATTGACGCAGCAAACGTCAAGAAGCTCATTGATTGCCTCGCCGACCGTGGCGTAGAACTCTTTGGCAACAAGGACGCCCAATCGCACGACAGCCGCATCAAGGACATCGGCGATGACAGCAACTACCATCACGAATACCTCGCCCTCAAGGCTAGCGTCAAGTTCGTGGACAACGTCGAAGAAGCCTGCGATCACATCGAAAAGAACAGCAGCCGCCACACGGAAGCCGTTGTTGCAGAAGATGCAAGCGTTCAGGACTACTTTGTCGCAAATGTCGATAGCAGCAGCGTCATGGTGAATGCCAGCACACGCTTTGCAGACGGTGGCGAATACGGTCTCGGTGCTGAAGTGGGCATTTCTACGGACAAGCTCCATGCCCGCGGCCCGATGGGCGTCGAAAGCCTCTGCAGCTACAAGTGGATTCTCCGTGGCAATGGACAGGTTCGCGGATAA
- the hisI gene encoding phosphoribosyl-AMP cyclohydrolase: MKFEDLIKEVKFEVEFGGVKLAPAIVQDADKGDVLMMAWMNEEALRRTHECGEMVFWSRSRKEYWHKGDTSGNVMTVVEWAADCDSDALLFKVRMQGPQVACHTGARSCFFKKCEK; encoded by the coding sequence ATGAAGTTTGAAGACTTAATCAAAGAAGTAAAATTCGAAGTGGAATTCGGTGGAGTAAAACTCGCGCCGGCAATCGTTCAAGACGCCGACAAGGGCGACGTGCTGATGATGGCATGGATGAACGAAGAAGCGCTCCGCCGCACGCACGAATGTGGCGAAATGGTTTTCTGGAGCCGCAGCCGCAAGGAATACTGGCACAAAGGTGACACCAGCGGAAACGTGATGACGGTCGTCGAATGGGCCGCCGACTGCGATTCCGACGCACTGCTGTTCAAGGTGCGTATGCAGGGCCCGCAAGTCGCTTGCCACACAGGCGCTCGCAGCTGCTTCTTTAAGAAGTGCGAAAAGTAA